From the Flavobacterium gyeonganense genome, the window TAATCAAGCGGCTGAAGTTTTAAAAACTCAAGTTTATTTATATGATGCTGATACAGCTCGCTTAGCAGAAGCTTACAGCGCTGGTAACACAGTTGCAAAGGAAATTTTAGAAAGCTACGCAAAAGCTGAATTTTTTACAAAATTACCAGAAGTTGCTGAAGAAATTAAAGTGGTTACTTACATCGCTGCAGAAGGTGATATTTCTACTGATTTATTATCTCCAGGTAATCAGGCACACTCTCGTTCTGACCGTGAATTACATGGAAAATGTATGATTACTCCTGAAGCTCAGGCAGAAATTAAAGCATTGCAAGCACAGTATCCAGATGCTTCTGTTATGTTAATCGCTGAAAAAGGAACAATGGGAGTTGGATCTTCTCGTATGTCAGGTGTGAACAACGTGGCATTATGGACAGGTAAACAAGCATCTCCATACATTCCTTTCGTGAACATTGCTCCAATCGTAGCAGGTACTAACGGAATTTCACCTATCTTCTTAACGACAGTAGACGTTACAGGTGGTATCGGTATCGACTTGCAAAACTGGGTAAAGAAAACAGATGCTGAAGGAAACGTAGTACGTAACGAAGCAGGTGATCCTGTTTTAGAAGAAGTTTATTCTGTAGCTACAGGAACTGTATTGACAATCAATACAAAAACTAAGAAATTATACAATGGTGAGAAAGAATTAAAAGATATTTCTAAATCTTTCACTCCTCAAAAATTAGAATTTATCAAAGCGGGTGGATCTTATGCTATCGTTTTTGGTAAAAAAATCCAAACATTTGCTGCACAAACTTTAGGTATTACTGCTCCAACAGTATTTGCACCAGCTAAAGAAGTTTCTATAGAAGGTCAGGGATTAACTGCTGTTGAAAAAATCTTCAACAAAAATGCAGTTGGTGTAACTCCTGGTAAAACATTACATGCAGGATCAGACGTACGTGTGAAAGTTAACATCGTAGGTTCCCAAGATACTACAGGTTTAATGACTGCTCAGGAATTAGAGTCTATGGCGGCTACAGTTATTTCTCCAATTGTTGATGGTGCTTACCAATCAGGTTGTCACACAGCTTCAGTTTGGGACAAAAAAGCGCAAGCTAATATTCCTAAATTAATGAAGTTCATGAATGATTTCGGTGTTATTACAGCGAGAGATCCTAAAGGTGAATATCATTCAATGACAGACGTTATTCATAAAGTGTTAAATGATATTACAATTGATGAGTGGGCAATTATCATCGGTGGGGATTCACATACACGTATGTCTAAAGGGGTTGCTTTCGGTGCCGATTCAGGAACTGTAGCTTTAGCTTTAGCAACAGGTGAAGCTTCTATGCCAATTCCAGAGTCTGTAAAAGTTACTTTTAAAGGTGAGATGAAACAGCACATGGATTTTCGTGATGTAGTTCATGCGACGCAATCTCAAATGTTGAAGCAATTTGATGGTGAGAACGTTTTCCAGGGTAGAATTATTGAGGTTCATATCGGAACTTTATTAGCTGACCAGGCGTTTACATTTACAGACTGGACAGCTGAAATGAAAGCGAAAGCTTCTATCTGTATTTCTCAGGACGAAACATTAATTCAATCGTTAGAAATTGCTAAGTCTCGTATCCAAATCATGATTGATAAAGGTATGGACAACAAAAACCAAGTTTTAAAAGGTTTAATTGATAAAGCAAACAAACGTATCGAGGAAATTAAAACAGGTGCTAAACCAGCTTTAACTCCGGACGATAATGCAAAATACTATGCTGAAGTTGTTATCGATTTAGATTTAATCGAAGAACCAATGATTGCTGACCCAGACGTTAACAATGTTGATGTTTCTAAACGTTATACACACGATACAATTCGCGAATTATCTTTCTATGGAACAGATAAAAAAGTAGATTTAGGTTTCGTAGGTTCTTGTATGGTTCATAAAGACGATTTAAAAATTGTTTCTCAAATGTTACGTAATGTTGAAAAACAAAATGGGGAGGTTAAATTCAACGCACCTTTAGTAGTTGCAGCTCCTACGTATAACATCATCGACGAGTTAAAAGCTGAAGGTGATTGGGAAATGTTACAAAAATATTCAGGTTTCGAATTCTCAGATGCCTTACCTAAATCTACAGCACGTACAGAATACGAAAACATTATGTATTTAGAGCGCCCTGGTTGTAACTTATGTATGGGTAACCAGGAAAAAGCTGAAAAAGGAGATACTGTATTAGCTACTTCAACTCGTTTGTTCCAGGGACGTGTAGTAGAGGATAGAGAGGGTAAAAAAGGAGAATCTTTATTAGCCTCAACACCAGTAGTTGTACTTTCTGCAATTTTAGGAAGAATGCCATCTATCGGAGAGTATAAAGCTGCAGTTGAAGGTATCAACTTAACAAAATTCAAACCAATCTCTACTAAATTATAATAGTAGCAACTTCATAATTCTAAACGAGGCAATCTAGTAATAGATTGCCTCGTTTTTATTTATATTTTAGGTCCGGGTTTGGGTGTAATATTCATTCGTTCTTCGCTGCGGGTTAAATGCTTCTTGTCACTGCTGGATTACCGTTGGATGATTTGCTAAATCAAATTTTTAAAGTTGGAGGTGGCAATTACAATAGGTTATTGTAAAAGCTAAATAATTATATAGATTGATTTTCAATTTACTACCTTTCAAGAAAAATAGAATAGTTTTAAATAATAGTATTAACAATTATTTTAGCATAAACCGTAATAAAATCCTTAAATTTAAGCTGATTTACACTAACATAATTAATATATAACTATGGCTTTTGATATTGAAATGATTAAAAAAGTGTATGACAACATGCCTGCCCGTGTTGATGCAGCACGTCAGATTGTTGGTCGTCCACTTACTTTAACAGAGAAAATTTTGTATAACCACCTTTGGGATGGAAATCCAACCAAAGCGTTTGGAAAAGGAGTTGATTATGTTGACTTCGCACCGGATCGAGTAGCCTGTCAGGATGCAACGGCACAAATGGCCTTATTGCAGTTTATGCATGCTGGTAAATCAAAAGTTGCAGTTCCTACAACGGTCCACTGTGATCATCTGATTCAGGCAAAAGTAGATGCTGCTACCGATTTGGCCAGAGCAAAAACACAAAGTAATGAAGTTTTCGATTTCCTATCGTCAGTTTCTAATAAATACGGAATTGGTTTCTGGAAGCCGGGAGCCGGAATTATTCATCAGGTTGTACTTGAAAATTATGCTTTCCCGGGCGGAATGATGATTGGTACCGATTCTCATACTGTAAATGCAGGAGGTTTAGGAATGGTAGCGATTGGTGTCGGCGGTGCTGATGCTGTAGATGTTATGTCTGGAATGGCGTGGGAATTGAAATTTCCTAAATTAATCGGAGTTAAACTAACCGGTAAGTTATCAGGCTGGAC encodes:
- a CDS encoding bifunctional aconitate hydratase 2/2-methylisocitrate dehydratase, translated to MNIYKDYIQEIEERKAQGLHPKPIDGAELLSEIIAQIKDLNNEHREDSLKFFIYNTLPGTTSAAGEKAKFLKEIILGESEVKEITPAFAFELLSHMKGGPSIEVLLDLALGNDIAIANQAAEVLKTQVYLYDADTARLAEAYSAGNTVAKEILESYAKAEFFTKLPEVAEEIKVVTYIAAEGDISTDLLSPGNQAHSRSDRELHGKCMITPEAQAEIKALQAQYPDASVMLIAEKGTMGVGSSRMSGVNNVALWTGKQASPYIPFVNIAPIVAGTNGISPIFLTTVDVTGGIGIDLQNWVKKTDAEGNVVRNEAGDPVLEEVYSVATGTVLTINTKTKKLYNGEKELKDISKSFTPQKLEFIKAGGSYAIVFGKKIQTFAAQTLGITAPTVFAPAKEVSIEGQGLTAVEKIFNKNAVGVTPGKTLHAGSDVRVKVNIVGSQDTTGLMTAQELESMAATVISPIVDGAYQSGCHTASVWDKKAQANIPKLMKFMNDFGVITARDPKGEYHSMTDVIHKVLNDITIDEWAIIIGGDSHTRMSKGVAFGADSGTVALALATGEASMPIPESVKVTFKGEMKQHMDFRDVVHATQSQMLKQFDGENVFQGRIIEVHIGTLLADQAFTFTDWTAEMKAKASICISQDETLIQSLEIAKSRIQIMIDKGMDNKNQVLKGLIDKANKRIEEIKTGAKPALTPDDNAKYYAEVVIDLDLIEEPMIADPDVNNVDVSKRYTHDTIRELSFYGTDKKVDLGFVGSCMVHKDDLKIVSQMLRNVEKQNGEVKFNAPLVVAAPTYNIIDELKAEGDWEMLQKYSGFEFSDALPKSTARTEYENIMYLERPGCNLCMGNQEKAEKGDTVLATSTRLFQGRVVEDREGKKGESLLASTPVVVLSAILGRMPSIGEYKAAVEGINLTKFKPISTKL